The DNA segment GAATGCTGTCTTCGTTTAAACGACCTGATTTTTGAATTGCAATTTTTAAAGTACTCATTTTTGTTGTTGTTTTTTTTGTTGTTGTTTTACAGTTTTGTTTGAATACAACATTTAGGAAATAAAAAACCCGTTTGATGTACTCAAACGGGTTTTTAAATATGAATTTACATACATATCATTAACACATCGCTTGAGAGCAATAATGAAAATGATGGTGATGCAATTGAATTGATAACATAACTTTTTAATTCTTAAATCCTTTGATTTGGATGCAAATATACTGGAAAATATAATTACAAAGCAATTTTTAATTTAACTTAATATCAATTAATTGTTAAAAAACCATCTATTCATATTCTATTTCTCTTGAAAAAACAATATAAACAGATGGTTTACAATTTAATTTTTAGAACACTTTAATTATGCTTCAACAGAATTCGCTTCTAATGAAGGCCCCGCTTTTACTAAACGTTTTCCTTCTTCGGTGTTTGTATATTGATCGAAGTATTTGATGTAACGAGAAGCCAAGTCTTTAGCTTTAACCGTCCATTCTTCTTCTGTGGCATACGTATCTCTTGGATCCAAAATTCCTTCGCTTACATTTGGCAAGGCTGTTGGAATTGTTAAATTCAAGAATGGAATCTCTCTTTTTTCAGCTGCATCAATTTCTCCGCTGATAATGGCATCGATGATGGCTCTTGTGTTTTTCAAAGAAATTCTTTTTCCTGTTCCGTTCCAACCTGTGTTTACAAGATAGGCTTTTGCATTGTGCTCTTTCATTTTTCCAATCAATGTTTTAGAATATTGTGTTGGGTGTAATGTCAAGAAAGCTTCACCAAAAGCTGGAGAGAAAGATGGTTCTGGAGCAGTAATTCCTCTTTCGGTTCCGGCTAATTTAGAAGTATATCCGCAAAGGAAGTGGTATTGTGCTTGGTCATCATCTAGAATAGATACTGGAGGCAATACTCCAAATGCATCGGCAGATAGATAGATGATTTTGCTGGCGTGTCCCGCTTTAGAAGGCAATACAATTTTGTTGATATTATAAATTGGATAAGAAACTCTTGAGTTTTCAGTGATGGAATGATCGTAATAATTGATTTCTCCATACTCGTCAACGATTACATTTTCCAACAAAGCGTCTCTTTTGATAGCTCTCCAAATGTCTGGTTCGTTTTGTTCGCTCAAGTCGATCACTTTTGCATAACAACCTCCTTCAAAATTGAAGACTCCGTTGTTGTCCCATCCGTGTTCGTCGTCACCAATCAAATATCGTTTTGGATCGGCAGACAAAGTTGTTTTTCCTGTTCCAGAAAGACCAAAGAACACGGCAACGTCTCCTTTTTCGCCCACATTGGCAGAACAGTGCATGGAAGCCATTCCTTTTAATGGTAGGTAATAGTTCATCATGGCGAACATTCCTTTTTTCATTTCTCCACCGTACCATGTTCCACCGATAATTTGAATTTTTTCGGTAAGATTGAAGACCACGAAGTTTTCAGAATTCAAACCTTGCGCTGCCCAATTTGGATTTGTTGCTTTAGAACCGTTCATTACGATGAAATCAGGCTCGCCAAAATTTTGCAATTCATAAATAGAAGGTCTGATAAACATGTTGGTAACAAAATGCGCTTGCCAAGCCACTTCCATCACGAAACGCACTTTAAGTCTTGTATCGACATTTGTTCCGCAAAATGCATCAACTACATATAATTTGGGAGAAGTTGAAAGTTGTTCTAATGTAAGTGCTTTTAAATCGTCCCAAACTTCTTTTGTTGTTGGATAGTTTGGAGAGCTAATACCTGATTCTTTATCCCAGCAAATGGTATCTTTGGTAATATCATCTTTAACAATATATCTGTCTTTTGGTGAACGTCCCGTAAAAATCCCTGTTTTAACCGCTACAGCACCCGTATCTGTCAAAGCTCCTTTTTCATATCCTTTTCTTTTATGAGACACTTCTGCTTCATATAATTCTTCATAAGAAGGATTATAAACCACTTCATGATAGCCCGTGATTCCTAAATCGTGTAATTCTTGAATAATTTTAATGTTTTTCATAATTTTCTTAATTGTTTTTTATTAATTATCTTTTTTTTCTACTCCAAATTTAGAAAAACAAATCCGAAAAAAGATGATATTTATCATATAATTTGATAAATCTACGCAAACGTTTTCTTTATTTACGGGGGTTTACAAGGTTTTTCGATGGGTAGTTTATGATAAATATCATATAATATCAATAATAAATCCCTAATTTTGAAGTGACGAATAAATCTGACTTTTATTATGTTAATCCTACAATTTCTTGTTTTCGTAAATGTATTAATAAACTAGCCTTAAAAAGGTAATGAAAAAGTTAAGATTTTATCTATCACAAATTAAAAGTCATAAATAAAGTATTATGACAATGAAACCGAATTCGAGTTTCGATGAATTAAACCTAAACAGATTAAAATGATTGAAGAAAAAGAAACCCAAAGAGTACTGGAATTACTTACCGAAATTGGTGAATTAATGATGATAAGCGGTGCCCACACTGCCAGAATTATTAGAAATTTAGAAAGAATCGCCAAAGGTTTGGGGTACAATTGCGAATTAGTTTTGACCTATACCGGAATTGTAATATCTATTTACAAAGAAAACAAACACAAGGCACATACACTTGCCAGAACGGTTCGAGCCAAAGGAATCAATTTTGAAACCATTTCGGAAATAAGTATTTTGTCTTGGGATGTATTGGAAAATAAAATTTCAATTGACGAGATCAAGTCAAGATTGGCTCAAGTAAGAACAAGAAAAGTATATACTGATTTTCAACTCTATTTTTGGGCTCCCTTTGCCAGTGTGGCGCTGTGCATGCTTTTTGACGGAGATTGGATTCAATCCTTAATTGTATATATATCCACATTTATAGGGTTTTATGCCCGAAGAAATATGGTGCTGAGGCATCACAACCACTTAATGGCTTTTTTCGTCGCTTCCACTATTTCAATATCCATCATTCATTTAGCAGGTTTGCTATTCAATGTCGAAATCAAACAAGCCTTGATTGTTTCGATATTGTATCTTATTCCGGGCGTGGTTATGATTAATTCGTTTATTGATTATCTAGAAGGTTATTTCGAATCGGGTACGGCTCGATTTATCTATTTTTCGATGGCTATTTTTATGCTGGCTTTTGGTTTTTTTGTGTCCAATACGATTTTTAGCCTGCCATTTGTAAATTCTATCAGCGCTTTTGATTTCTCCAATTTACAAACCCAAGTTGTGGAAGCGTATCAACCTACCGGAATAGCCTTGCATACTTCCAAATTAATTTTTGGTGGAATTACTTCTTTGGGATTTGCACTGATATTCAATACTTCAAAAAGAGCAATGTGGACCGTTTTCATACTCGGAGCCGTTGGATATTACATCAAATACCTTTTATTTAAAGAATGTGACGTCAACTTAATCTTGTCCATTTTTGTGGCTTCTTCGTTTGTGGGAATTTCGGGAATGTATTTCGCCCACAGAGCACACACACCACCTATTATTTTTATGATTCCAGCCGTTATCAACATGATTCCTGGGCTGCTTAGTTATGAATTTATGATGGGAATGATCAATTGGATCAGCAATGACAAAGGACAAAAGCCTTCTGTAGAAGAAGTTATCCAAACTTTTTCTTATGGAATTAGCACCGTTTTTATTCTTTTTGCTCTTGCTTTTGGAGTCGCATTCCCAATAATTGTGTTCAAATCCTATACCGTGAAAGGAAAAGATTTGAATGTATTGATTAAAAAGTTGTTTACAAAAAATGTCTGAAATCTAGTTTTCTATCTTGAATATTATCTAATTAAGCTTAACTATTTTATATATTATTAATGATTACTTAACAATTAAATTTTACTTTATGTTTGAATGGTTTAAAATATTATTTACTCCGACCGACGAGCCGGAAATGACACAAGCCTTAATTGTATTATTCTTGGCTATAAGTGTCGGTTTTTTTGTGGGACGAATCAAAATTGGCAGTGTTTCATTGGGAGTATCAGCCGTAATGTTCGTGGGTCTTTTTTTAGGACATTTAGGTTACACCATGGATGCGGAATTAATTCAATTCGTGCGAGAATTTGGTTTAATCCTGTTTGTTTATGGTATCGGTATTCAAGTGGGACCTTCTTTCTTTTCTTCTTTCAAAAAGGAGGGATTAATTTTCAATGCTTTGGGCGTTGGAACCGTATTTTTAGGCGGAATTATTACGTATTTAATCCATTTATTGGTCAATGTAAAAATTGAAAATGCCGTTGGATTAATGTCGGGTTCGGTTACCAATACCCCGGGATTGGGGGCTGCCAAGTCAACCCTTATCGAAATTCAAAAACAATTGAATCTTCCTGCCGACCACTTTTCGGATCCCGCCATTGCTTATGCCATCACTTATCCTGTTGGGGTTTTCGGGATTATCCTAATCATAATCTTGGCAAAAAACTTTTTGAGAATAGATTTGTCCAAAGAAGCCATCAAGCTGAATGAAAAAAACAAGGATTCCGAAAACAAGATTGTTCGCCAAAAATGCAGGGTTACCAAGCCTGAAGTCATAGGAAAAACAATCAAACAGGTATTCAAGGAATTCCATATCGATAATGTCATCATCTCCAGACAAAAGCATAGCGGAACAAAAGCAGTTTCCTCTCCTTCGATAGACACCATCTTACAAGAAAAAGACGTATTGATGGTTGTGGCCAAACAAAAAGATATTGATGCATTTATCAATATTGTCGGTAAAGTTTCAACCGATTTGTTTATCGAATCCGAAGCCGACATTACCACAAAAATACTTAGTGTTACCAAAAAAACGGCCACCCACAAAACATTGGCACAACTGGATTTGTACAATCAATATGATGTGAGGGTTACCCGTGTCATTCGTTCGGGATTGGAAATCTTGGCACAACCTTCTTTGGAACTTTATTATGGTGATACTTTGATGGTGGTTGGAGACAAACAAGCCATTCACGAAGCTGAAAAAATTATAGGAAACTCCAAAAAAATACTATTGGAACCGGATTTTCTTTCCCTTTTTGGCGGACTGATTTTTGGAGTTATCATCGGTTCCATTCCCATCTTGATTCCTTCTTTGCCAGTTCCTTTAAAATTAGGATTGGCTGCCGGACCACTTTTGGCTGCGCTATTCATCAGTAGATATGGAGGAGTTGGAGTAATTCACTCTTACATCAACAACGGTGCGATACATTTCATGAAGGATTTCGGGATTTGTTTGTTCTTTGCTGCCGTTGGTATCAAAGCCGGTCATGGTTTCTATGACAATTTTATCGCAAACAACGGAATGATGTGGATTTATTATGGTTGTTATATTACTTTCATACCATTGACAATTTTAGTGCTGATTAGCCGATTTGTGTTTAAACTCAATTTTTATCAAATGGTGGGAATTATGAGTGGTTCTTATACCGATCCCGCTGCCTTGGCATTTAGTAACAAATACTTGGATTCTGACATCCCTAACCAATCGTATGCCACGGTTTATCCTTTGGTAACCATCAGCAGGATTTTGGTTGCACAATTGCTCATCTTGCTTTTTGCGAGTTGACAATACCACTAAATATAGTTTAAAAGAAAAAAAAACTGTCCGAAAATTACTTTTCGGACAGTTTTTTTTGTTTATAATATTGATTTTTAATGTTTTTAAGGATCTAAAACCATGAATATACAGCCGTTTTCAAGCACCATTCGGTTCACCAATCAACACTTTTCCTGTTAGAATTAAAACATTTGATTGCAGAAAATCATTCGGCTAGGTTCTTAGATTCTGTAGTTGAAAAATTAGAAATCCAGGTTTTGGAATTGATCCAAAAAAAAACTTCCCAATTTCTTGGGAAGTCTTCGTGGTCCATACGGAACTATTCAAATGAAAATGGATTCAATACAAATCTAATTTTAAAAATAGTCCTTTCGTGATGTTCTGCTAAATACAGTAAATGATTTTTACGCAT comes from the Flavobacterium limnophilum genome and includes:
- the pckA gene encoding phosphoenolpyruvate carboxykinase (ATP), which translates into the protein MKNIKIIQELHDLGITGYHEVVYNPSYEELYEAEVSHKRKGYEKGALTDTGAVAVKTGIFTGRSPKDRYIVKDDITKDTICWDKESGISSPNYPTTKEVWDDLKALTLEQLSTSPKLYVVDAFCGTNVDTRLKVRFVMEVAWQAHFVTNMFIRPSIYELQNFGEPDFIVMNGSKATNPNWAAQGLNSENFVVFNLTEKIQIIGGTWYGGEMKKGMFAMMNYYLPLKGMASMHCSANVGEKGDVAVFFGLSGTGKTTLSADPKRYLIGDDEHGWDNNGVFNFEGGCYAKVIDLSEQNEPDIWRAIKRDALLENVIVDEYGEINYYDHSITENSRVSYPIYNINKIVLPSKAGHASKIIYLSADAFGVLPPVSILDDDQAQYHFLCGYTSKLAGTERGITAPEPSFSPAFGEAFLTLHPTQYSKTLIGKMKEHNAKAYLVNTGWNGTGKRISLKNTRAIIDAIISGEIDAAEKREIPFLNLTIPTALPNVSEGILDPRDTYATEEEWTVKAKDLASRYIKYFDQYTNTEEGKRLVKAGPSLEANSVEA
- a CDS encoding threonine/serine ThrE exporter family protein — translated: MIEEKETQRVLELLTEIGELMMISGAHTARIIRNLERIAKGLGYNCELVLTYTGIVISIYKENKHKAHTLARTVRAKGINFETISEISILSWDVLENKISIDEIKSRLAQVRTRKVYTDFQLYFWAPFASVALCMLFDGDWIQSLIVYISTFIGFYARRNMVLRHHNHLMAFFVASTISISIIHLAGLLFNVEIKQALIVSILYLIPGVVMINSFIDYLEGYFESGTARFIYFSMAIFMLAFGFFVSNTIFSLPFVNSISAFDFSNLQTQVVEAYQPTGIALHTSKLIFGGITSLGFALIFNTSKRAMWTVFILGAVGYYIKYLLFKECDVNLILSIFVASSFVGISGMYFAHRAHTPPIIFMIPAVINMIPGLLSYEFMMGMINWISNDKGQKPSVEEVIQTFSYGISTVFILFALAFGVAFPIIVFKSYTVKGKDLNVLIKKLFTKNV
- a CDS encoding putative transporter, translating into MFEWFKILFTPTDEPEMTQALIVLFLAISVGFFVGRIKIGSVSLGVSAVMFVGLFLGHLGYTMDAELIQFVREFGLILFVYGIGIQVGPSFFSSFKKEGLIFNALGVGTVFLGGIITYLIHLLVNVKIENAVGLMSGSVTNTPGLGAAKSTLIEIQKQLNLPADHFSDPAIAYAITYPVGVFGIILIIILAKNFLRIDLSKEAIKLNEKNKDSENKIVRQKCRVTKPEVIGKTIKQVFKEFHIDNVIISRQKHSGTKAVSSPSIDTILQEKDVLMVVAKQKDIDAFINIVGKVSTDLFIESEADITTKILSVTKKTATHKTLAQLDLYNQYDVRVTRVIRSGLEILAQPSLELYYGDTLMVVGDKQAIHEAEKIIGNSKKILLEPDFLSLFGGLIFGVIIGSIPILIPSLPVPLKLGLAAGPLLAALFISRYGGVGVIHSYINNGAIHFMKDFGICLFFAAVGIKAGHGFYDNFIANNGMMWIYYGCYITFIPLTILVLISRFVFKLNFYQMVGIMSGSYTDPAALAFSNKYLDSDIPNQSYATVYPLVTISRILVAQLLILLFAS